A stretch of the Simiduia curdlanivorans genome encodes the following:
- a CDS encoding DUF3619 family protein, whose product MAEKFTHQVCKQLDKNVEQLEPELSAKLAAARRAALAPQPEPKRPTWRVFSPVVYWPALAAALLAIVILPSLTVPTHAPIEPSLDAHSLYDVEPELLETMDLLWAVEDLAEREMRAL is encoded by the coding sequence ATGGCTGAAAAGTTTACCCATCAAGTTTGCAAACAATTAGATAAAAATGTCGAGCAGTTAGAGCCCGAGCTCAGTGCGAAACTTGCCGCCGCGCGGCGTGCGGCCTTGGCGCCGCAACCGGAGCCCAAGCGGCCCACTTGGCGTGTGTTTAGCCCTGTAGTTTATTGGCCGGCCTTGGCGGCCGCACTCTTGGCGATTGTTATTTTGCCGAGTTTAACAGTACCTACTCACGCGCCTATAGAGCCGAGCTTGGACGCCCATAGTCTGTACGATGTTGAGCCCGAGCTGCTGGAAACCATGGACTTATTGTGGGCGGTCGAGGACTTGGCAGAGCGAGAAATGCGTGCGCTCTAA
- a CDS encoding RNA polymerase sigma factor codes for MVEPQNLDSFLASVERRAFRMALFATKQESDALDIVQDSMLKLVQYYRGKPSGEWGPLFHRILQHKIAQWHRDQSKQRRWFWQPTALDEEDISLTLAAPSIEEPEDSWVLAMNMEKVMAAIESLPLRQQQTFLLRAWEGYDVASTADIMGCSEGSIKTHYFRALQTLRSNLQELG; via the coding sequence TTGGTTGAGCCGCAGAACTTGGATAGCTTTTTAGCGAGCGTGGAGCGCCGTGCCTTTCGCATGGCGCTTTTCGCCACTAAACAAGAGAGCGACGCGCTCGATATTGTACAAGACAGCATGCTGAAACTGGTGCAGTACTACCGAGGTAAGCCATCGGGTGAGTGGGGGCCTTTGTTTCATCGGATTTTGCAACACAAAATTGCCCAATGGCACAGGGATCAATCAAAACAACGACGTTGGTTTTGGCAGCCGACGGCGCTGGATGAAGAAGATATCAGTTTAACCCTTGCGGCGCCGAGTATTGAGGAGCCCGAAGATAGTTGGGTGCTGGCGATGAACATGGAAAAGGTGATGGCGGCGATCGAAAGCTTGCCTTTACGCCAACAGCAAACGTTTTTGCTGCGCGCTTGGGAGGGCTATGATGTGGCCAGTACGGCGGACATCATGGGTTGCAGTGAAGGCAGTATTAAAACCCATTATTTTCGTGCACTACAAACGCTGCGTTCGAATTTACAGGAGCTAGGGTGA
- a CDS encoding glutathione peroxidase yields MTAKLLASATLLISAATHGACPDFLNQDYRKLHSTESINLCEAFEGKNLLIVNTASHCGFTPQFKALEAVYQQYKDQNFAVIGFASDDFKQEDAKEAKAAEICYINYGVTFTMLAPTAVTGADANPTFKALAAATEAPGWNFNKYVVSADGKQISYFGSRVKPDDVKLTRAIDALAAP; encoded by the coding sequence ATGACAGCAAAACTATTGGCCAGCGCCACATTATTGATCTCAGCCGCCACGCACGGCGCCTGCCCAGACTTCCTCAACCAAGACTATCGCAAGCTGCACAGTACGGAATCTATTAATTTATGCGAGGCATTCGAAGGTAAAAACCTGTTGATTGTGAATACCGCAAGTCACTGTGGTTTTACACCCCAATTCAAGGCACTCGAAGCCGTGTATCAACAATACAAAGATCAAAATTTTGCGGTGATTGGCTTTGCCAGTGATGACTTTAAACAAGAAGACGCCAAAGAGGCCAAAGCCGCCGAAATTTGCTACATCAACTACGGTGTTACCTTTACCATGCTCGCGCCCACAGCGGTAACAGGCGCCGATGCCAACCCGACCTTCAAAGCCTTGGCGGCTGCAACGGAAGCGCCGGGCTGGAACTTCAATAAGTATGTGGTCAGCGCTGACGGCAAACAGATCAGCTACTTTGGTAGTCGCGTGAAGCCCGATGATGTAAAACTCACTCGGGCCATTGATGCCTTGGCAGCACCGTAG
- the ytfE gene encoding iron-sulfur cluster repair protein YtfE: MPLLEKTVGQLARQIPGATALFNQLGLDFCCGGNIKLKQALAEHNLDQVQVITALDSLAARGSDEKDWSSASEAELIDHILTRYHDVHREQLTELIRLANRVEHVHGDKPECPNGLALHLMLMDEELNSHMQKEEQILFPMLKTGQRVVAQGPIRVMRHEHDDHARALDKLYALTDNITLPKGACNTWRALFAGLQAFVDDLKQHIHLENNILFETPESSAQFDDVGAKQAHGVDVCCGSCGGA; the protein is encoded by the coding sequence ATGCCCTTACTCGAAAAAACTGTCGGCCAATTAGCTCGCCAAATTCCCGGTGCAACCGCTCTGTTTAATCAACTAGGTTTAGATTTTTGCTGCGGTGGTAACATTAAGCTTAAGCAAGCGCTAGCTGAACACAATCTCGATCAGGTGCAAGTTATCACGGCCTTAGATAGCTTGGCTGCGCGCGGCAGCGATGAAAAGGATTGGTCGAGCGCATCAGAAGCAGAGCTGATTGATCATATTCTCACCCGTTACCACGACGTACACCGCGAGCAGCTCACCGAACTTATTCGCTTGGCTAATCGCGTTGAGCATGTGCACGGCGATAAGCCCGAATGTCCAAATGGTTTAGCGTTGCACTTAATGCTGATGGACGAAGAGCTTAACAGTCACATGCAAAAAGAAGAACAAATTTTGTTTCCTATGCTTAAGACCGGCCAGCGCGTCGTGGCACAGGGGCCCATTCGTGTGATGCGCCACGAACATGACGATCACGCTCGCGCTTTGGATAAGCTTTATGCGCTAACTGATAACATAACCTTGCCCAAGGGCGCCTGCAATACCTGGCGCGCGCTATTTGCGGGTTTGCAAGCTTTTGTCGACGATTTAAAGCAGCACATTCATCTTGAAAATAATATTCTGTTCGAAACACCAGAATCTAGTGCCCAGTTTGACGATGTAGGCGCGAAACAAGCCCATGGTGTGGACGTGTGCTGTGGTTCCTGTGGCGGCGCTTAA